In Stanieria sp. NIES-3757, the DNA window ACTCAAAGGGCTACAAATTACAGGGAACTCGATCATGCCCTTGTTGACATTTTACGGCAACTCCCTCACCGATCGCTTTCCCACTCACGCCGAACAATTCAACCAAAACATCAACTCTCAAGGATTTGGTTCGGCTAACTTAACTCGGCGTTCGATTGAAATTTTCCAACAATATATGGCGATCGCGCTAATGTTTGGCGTTCAATCTGTTGACTTGCGGGCGAAGAAAATTGCCAATCATTACGATGCTTCTCAATGTCTTTCTCCTGCCAGTTGTCAGTTGTATTTAGCCATTAAAGAAGTAGTCGGCAAAACACCCTCCGAAGAACGTCCCTATATTTGGAACGACAACGAACAAGCTTTAGACGAACACATCTCCCTAATTGCTGCCGATCTTACTGCTGGTGGACGAATTGTTCAGGCAATTTCATCAGTTATCAATTAATTTTCCTTTGGCGAATGCCCTTTGCCTTTACGCCTTCTGCCTTCTTACCGTAAGGGCGATTCGCTGCACCTTCGGAGACGCGAATCGATCGCCCCTACATTAACTTTTAACTTTTGCCTTTTGACTTTCCATCATGAACATTACTTATCACATCGAACGTGCTAGTAAGCTTTTTCCTGACAAAACCGCCTTAATCTTTGAAGAAAAATCTTACACTTATCAAGAATTAGATCGATTAGCCAACCGCATGGCGAATGGTTTGACCAAACTAGGAGTAACAAAAGGCGATCGCGTTGCTCTTTTCCTCCCTAATATTCCTGAATTTATTATTTCCTATCTGGGTACTCTTAAACTAGGTGCGATCGCAGTTTCTCTAAATGTGATGCTAAAAAGCAGTGAAGTAAGTTTTATTCTCAACGACTGCACTGCCAAGGTTTTAGTTACTACCGAAGAATTAAGAGAACAAGTTATCAAACCCGATATTCCCCAACTGCAAACTATTTTGCTTGCCGAACAACAAATCGGTAGAGGAATTAGTCTAGATTGGATTATTGCCAATGCTTCACCCGAGGCCGAAGCGATAGATTTAAATAAAAAAGATCCTGCTGCGATCGTCTATACCTCTGGAACGACTGGTTTTCCTAAAGGTGCGACACTTTCCCACGGCAATATTGTTTCCAATATGGCAGCCCAAAATCACTGTTGTAATATGACCTCAGGCGATCGCTTGTTGCTTTATCTTCCCTTATTTCATTGCTTCGGACAAAATGCAGTTCTCAATGCAGGATTAAATGTCGGTGCAACCATTGTTTTGCAAAGAAGATTCAACCCCGAACAAGTTTTAGACGCGATCTTAACTGAAAAAATCACCATGTTTTTTGGTGTACCGACAGTATTTATTACACTCTTAAATCTCAATCCTTCAATTTTGGCAAATGTGCGTTATTTTTTCTCTGCTGCTGCACCCATGCCAGTAGAAATCGCCCAAAAATGGCAGGAACAATACGGCATCGTCATCCATGAAGGTTACGGTTTAACTGAAACTTCTCCCTGTGCTTGTTACAACCACAATTCAAACTACAAATTTGGTTCAATTGGTACTCCCATTGACAACGTTGCCATGAAGATTGTCGATACGGAAGGCAAAGAATTACCCCCAGGAGAAATAGGTGAAATTGCCATCAAAGGATCTAACGTCATGTTGGGTTATTGGAATCGTCCCTTAGAAACTGCCAAAGTTTTGAAAAATGGTTGGTTTCACAGTGGTGATATCGGTTCGATGGATGAAGATGGTTACTTTTATATTGTTGATCGCCTCAAAGACATGATCAATGTCTCTGGTTTTAAAGTCTATCCCGCCGAAGTAGAAAACGTTCTCTATCAACATCCAGCCGTTGCCGAAGCAGCAGTATATGGACTGCCCGATCCTTTTAAAGGCGAAACCGTCAACGCCAATATCGTTCTTAAAGACGGTTACACCATTACCGAAACCGAAATTGCTGCTTTCTGTGCCGAGAAAATCGCCACCTACAAAGTACCTAAATGCTTTAAATTCGTCGATGCCATTCCCAAAAATGCCACAGGCAAAGTACTCAAAAGATTACTCAGTCAAAATCAAGCTGTTTTTTCCCAAACAGCATAATATTTCTTTTTCATTTTCATCAACCATTACCTAATAAGGGGCAAGAAATATGAGTTTAACTTTAATCAATCAAGATCGAGCAACTAAACGAGCTTGCATTCAATTTAAAATTGCCCAATCCGATCCAGAAATTTTTCAATGTCAATCTTTGATTTCTGAAGTTTATTACCAAAAAATGGGCATTACCTTTTCCCCATCTTATTTTGATATAGAAGCAAAAATTGAATTATATCCTCATCATTATTTGATGGGACTAATTGATGGAGAAATCGCTGCCACGATGGGATTATACCTCCACAGTACTAATCCAGAAAGATATGGCAAGGTAACAGAGCAAGATATTAACAAACTTTTAGACGAAATTGGTATCGCCAACCAATATTCTGGCAAAAATATCCGAGAACTAAGTAAATTTGTAGTCAAAGATAAGTGGCGTAATCAAGGCATTGGCAAATTATTGATGGGCGTAGCTCATTGTCAAGATTTTATTCATCTCAATGAAGAGCAACCTCATCTTTTGGTTAGTTGTGCTAATCGCTCAATTTTCAATTATTTCTCTGACTGCTTAGGTATTCATACTCACATCATTAAACCAGTTCCTCTCTATAAAATTCATGAATTTTATCGCTCTGGTAACGAACCGATGGAAAGTCGTCTGACAATTCCCGAACTAGATATTCCTAGTCATTGGTATCATCTCAAGCTTCCTATCGAGTTAGCTATTGGCGAGTCAATCTAAATCTTAACTACATTATTCAGGAGAAAAAAATGGAAAACTTAGTTGATGCCTTACAAGCATTTCGGGATGTTTTAGGTACACAAAACGTTCTTAGCGACGAAGCCACAGTATCTGCTGCCGAAACAGGAACTTATTTTACCACTGAAAAAGTTTTAGCTGTAATTAAACCAGGCGATCGCAATGAAGTTCAAGCTTGTGTAAAAATTGCTAATCAATATCAAGTAGCTATCTATCCGATTAGCACTGGTAAGAATTGGGGTTATGGCTCACGAGTTCCTACTCAAGATAGCTCTGTAATTATGGATTTGGGTAGGCTCAACCGTATTGTTGATTACAACGAAAAGCTAGCTTATGTAACCATAGAACCTGGAGTAACGCAGCGTCAATTATTTGACTTTTTGCAACAGCAAAACTCCAATTTATATTTAAGCGTAACTGGCAGCACTCCTGATTCTAGTTTGATTGGCAATATCTTGGAAAGAGGTGTTGCCAAAGGTCCTTTGGGAGATAGATTTAGCCATGTCTGCGCTCTAGAAGTAGTCTTGCCCACAGGAGAATGCATTCATACTGGATTGAGTCGTTTTGGTAATGCTAAGGCTGCAAAGGTTAACCGTTGGGGAGTTGGTCCTTATTTTGATGGCATTTTTACCCAGTCTAACCTTGGTATA includes these proteins:
- a CDS encoding AMP-dependent synthetase and ligase translates to MNITYHIERASKLFPDKTALIFEEKSYTYQELDRLANRMANGLTKLGVTKGDRVALFLPNIPEFIISYLGTLKLGAIAVSLNVMLKSSEVSFILNDCTAKVLVTTEELREQVIKPDIPQLQTILLAEQQIGRGISLDWIIANASPEAEAIDLNKKDPAAIVYTSGTTGFPKGATLSHGNIVSNMAAQNHCCNMTSGDRLLLYLPLFHCFGQNAVLNAGLNVGATIVLQRRFNPEQVLDAILTEKITMFFGVPTVFITLLNLNPSILANVRYFFSAAAPMPVEIAQKWQEQYGIVIHEGYGLTETSPCACYNHNSNYKFGSIGTPIDNVAMKIVDTEGKELPPGEIGEIAIKGSNVMLGYWNRPLETAKVLKNGWFHSGDIGSMDEDGYFYIVDRLKDMINVSGFKVYPAEVENVLYQHPAVAEAAVYGLPDPFKGETVNANIVLKDGYTITETEIAAFCAEKIATYKVPKCFKFVDAIPKNATGKVLKRLLSQNQAVFSQTA